Genomic DNA from Chaetodon auriga isolate fChaAug3 chromosome 18, fChaAug3.hap1, whole genome shotgun sequence:
GATCCATATATTTGTCTGAAGATGGCCAAGAAAGTTAACTCAAATCTAACTGGTCTGTCGTTGCTACCTCTGCAGGTCTGAGGCTGTTCACCCAGTTGGGCTGTAAAAAGTGTGACAGTCATTGAGCTCCTACTGTATATTTATTAGAGATGTGCTCCTCTGAGGTTGTGGCATGGATGTGTTCATGGTGCCAGGTTTTGCTTTCCCAAGCCAAATTAAAAAGCCTTTGATGTTAATCAAAGCCCTGCCTCAATGCCACATGGTAAACTGCAGGTGATCAAGGTGCAAATTTACCCCCATCCTCCTTGTCGTGGCTCTATTTGATCCGTGCAGCAGAAAATGCAACCGAGCTGCCAAATCAGCATGAAAATATACTCTTATTCCCTGCAGCCCCCTTCCCTTGCCCCCTTAAAGACAAAGACTCTTTGAAGCTCACTGTTAGCTTTCATCATCAAAGTATGGAGATTGACACGACAAACTCATTTATAGCCATAAAGAGTGCATTCGTATGTTAAGgttgtacattttattttctcccaTAAGCCCTTGTTCTTTCAGGGCATGTTTGATGCTTCGCTGTTCAAGGTTTAGAACAATATTTTGGCAGACCTTTGGATGACACGACAGTGGTTGTTCCATTAGTCCCTTTCTCTGGGGGGGAAGTAAGAAATGGTTTCTGCTAAGAATATAAACATGGCGAGTGAGCGTGTTTTGACCTTTGGTCGACTGCACTCTGTAGGGACTGTCGTAAGTGTGCTGTCTGGAAAGTGAGAATAGACTAAGAGGGAAAATAGATGGATGCCTCCCAGTTTAGGGAATGGTATTGGTAGTGAAACAGGGTGCTATCTCAGACAAGCACAAGTGGGAATATTCAAAAATCAAAGCACATTTTGATTCATGCTTTTCAAAAAGAAAGCACAACATTTTGAAGGTAGATTATGAAGGTGGATTAACATAATGGAAACTTCATTTGACAAACATTTGTGTTGACTTGTCTCTTGGAACAGTTTTGGGCAAGAAGCAGAGCACTGGGAATACTTTTGGGTTGAGTTCAGCTAAGTTGTTTCGCAAAAGCTAAATAGAACCTGAAGCTAAACCAGTTTGcagaggctgtgtttgttttaatatgCATTTGTACTGTTCTGCAGTTCAACCAACATATCTCACTGTTTTAGTTCCCATTTGCAAGCTGTTGCAAAAACTGTGGTCCTCTCTAGTACTTTGCAGTCAACTCTCCTAACAAGTTATTCATCATTTGTTGTAATATGGGGGGATAAGTTACTGATGGTAAACAACCTTGTTTGCTTGTCCAACACTGTGGCTGATGGATTTCTGAATCCTCCAATCAGGTTCATTATGTCAGCTGTCAGATGTGTTCTAGAAGCAAATGTTCAATTAGCGGTTGTCAAAGTGGCAGGTAGAGTAGACAAACATTAGCCAGAGCTAATGTTTACTATAGTGGCACTATAGGTTTGGCAATAGTAACTGTTATTTTCCACCCTGGTTAAACGTAAGACTAAATGCAGTATAAAAAGTGATTGTAATTCAGTGATGCTGCACTGAAAGATACTATATATCACGATCTGCTTGTTAAATTACAGCTGGTGCAGTCAGATGGCCTAATTTTTCTAATTTCTTTGAAATTGAGTTATTTCATCTTAATATCTGTGTATTGTATTATTGAATTTTCAGTGGATTGTTGAGTTGACataattttctctgttttttctccccAGTTTGCTGTGAATATGTTTAGGACGTTGCCGCCATCATCCAACCCCACAGGTGCTGAGTTCGACCCAGAGGAGGATGAACCCACACTAGAGGCAGCATGGCCACATCTACAggtacacagcacacacacaaatacacacacactcagaccaAGTCCGGCTTATTCTCTGTAAATCATTTCAGCTGGTGCTTTCAGGTCTTTTAACCTGGACCCTTCTTTCCTCAGCTCGTCTATGAATTCTTCCTACGGTTCTTAGAGTCACCTGACTTTCAACCAAACATAGCCAAAAAGTATATTGACCAGAAGTTTGTAATGCAGGTAAGTACGTAATAATGTATTTTCATAGTGAGTGTATTTCTTGTTCATAGGTCTTTGGCACTCAGTGTCTcagtaacttttttttgtgcacaGCTCTTAGAACTGTTCGACAGTGAAGACCCCAGGGAAAGAGATTTTTTAAAGACAACTCTTCATCGCATCTATGGCAAGTTCTTGGGCCTGCGAGCGTACATTAGGAAACAGATTAATAACATATTTTATAGGTGAGTGAGTTGGTGAGTTAAGCACATTAGTGACACCTCTGTTGTCTTCGTGACTAATGGAGTGTGTTTTGTTAAATGTACCACCGTAATGTATCGccgtgctgctgtttttcaggttCATTTATGAGACTGAACATCATAATGGAATAGCAGAATTACTGGAAATATTAGGCAGGTAAGATGTTTTTGAGAGGTGCACCCATAAGACcatttctgatgtttgtggTTCAGCGTgtacttttgtttttggttcatTTCCTGTAATGGTTTTCAGGAGTACGATGATTGAATAGGCACATGTGGATTGattgtcttgtctgtctgttgtttctaGAGCCCATTAGAATCCTAAATACAATTCCAACACTCCTTTTTCTGATGACCACCTTTATATTTACAGCATAATCAATGGATTTGCATTACCGTTGAAAGAAGAGCACAAGATATTCCTGCTGAAAGTTCTTCTGCCATTACACAAAGTCAAGTCTCTTAGTGTATATCACCCACAGGTAAACACTTGGTCAGTCTGAAGTCTCAGTAGTGTTTACAGTACTGCAGTATTGTTTGAGGTGGTAACGTGATGTTGTGTTTCACCCTCAGCTGGCCTACTGTGTGGTGCAGTTCTTAGAGAAGGATAGTACCCTCACAGAACCGGTAAGATATGATTTATTATCGTTGTGTTGTGTTGTCCTGCCTGCTCAAGATTAGTCTGCCTGCATGTATTGCCgaagtctatttttttttatatttccttAGCATGCTTACTTGCAATGTGACTTGTCAGGTGCTCATGTACAGTAGATCTGGTTACTGGGGCTGGACCTGACTCAGCTGTTtgacaagaggagaggagagggaatgCATTGGAATTATTTTACCTCTCTAATTATGTGCTTGTCAAACTTCATCAATGGGTTATTAGTTGGACAGATCAGGATGTCCATACAGTCCTGTTCTTCTGTGATAAGCCTGTTGTCCTTTGTGTGCAGACGGTGATGGCTTTGTTAAAGTACTGGCCAAAGACCCACAGTCCAAAAGAGGTGATGTTCCTCAACGAACTGGAGGAGATCCTGGACGTCATCGAGCCTTCAGAGTTTGTCAAAGTCATGGAGCCCCTCTTCAGACAATTGGCCAAATGTGTGTCCAGCCCACACTTTCAGGTCTGGCAGTCATCCCACCACACATAATGTTATTTagtatgtttcttttttttttccttcaaaagtTGTCTGTCCACTTATTTAACTCTGCTATAAACTCGTGTGTTGTTAGGTGGCAGAACGAGCTCTGTACTACTGGAACAATGAGTACATCATGAGTCTGATCAGTGACAACGCCGCCAAGATCCTGCCCATCATGTTCCCATCCCTCTACCGCAACTCCAAGACCCACTGGAACAAGTGAGTCACCACGCAGACTTTCCCTCGCGTctatctctgtgtttctctacCAAGTGCGTAAATCAAGCGACCCGTTGCAATCCTTGTCATTCTGCAGAACGATCCACGGGTTGATCTACAACGCTCTGAAACTCTTCATGGAGATGAACCAGAAGCTGTTTGATGACTGCACCCAACAGTTCAGGGCAGAGAAAAGCAAGTAAGTAAGACATCACATCCGATTTTCCAGTGCAGCCACGGCTCTCTTGGTCTTATTACATGGTTACAAACGTCAACGATAACATCATACAAACATCATTAGAAGTGGAAAAACTGACTAAGCAGGCAAGCAAGCCAGAAAAGTAAACTGAACCATAAACTCCTGACATGCTTTGAACATAACAGATGCGTGACGTCAGTGAATATTTCCTTTTGATGCAGTCTCTAATGGTTTTGCCTGTTTTGTTGGGTGCCTCAGAGAGAAAGccaaatggaaagagagagaagaagcgTGGCTGAAGATTGAGAATCTCGCAAAATCAAAcccacaggtgagcagagagatTTTAACATAGCAGTACATTAACACTGCAGACATCTCACTGATCTGACTGACCGACGCCTCCGTAACTAAAGTCCTGTCCGACAATTTTATGTTGCTGTAGCCTTTGGAGTTTGCAGTGTGACCCAAGCTAGCCAAAAAAGAAAGCTCAGTTAAAGAAACGGGTAGAGgcttcatatatatatatatatatacacggTGGCCTTAGAGAAAATGTCCAAGTTGATCAAAGATTTAAAGTCAAAAGCATGATTACATGAGCAGTGTGTTGCCTTCTTAACCGCCCCCTCCACTTCTCCCTGGACAGTTTCTGATGTACATTGACTCGGTGGGCTCAGATTGTCCAATGGACATGGAGACAGATGGGCCGCTGCTTGATGATGTCAACATGCTAAAGAAAACAATGGAGGAGGAAGCCACACAGGTCAGGAGTGTATACGTGTATCGTGCAGTGTAGCAGTAGAtattggtgtgtttttgtgcaagGCAGGTGCTCTGGGAGGGCTTTGTGGCTGATGCCAAGGACACTAGACTCCGTGTTCAATGTGATCTCTTTGTGTAAACCAACTAAAGCTATGGATTAATTGACTGACAGAAAGGATGATATTGATTTTGTGAGTTTAGACAAAGTTATGATTTATGCCTTTCATGATGAGGATTGGAAGCTGCCTTAATGCACAGCCTATAGAAAAAGCAGTCCGAGGTGCCTCACATGCATTATGTTGTATCACACAGGCATTAATCAAACAAATAAGACAATTGTCTCTTTCACCTTACACATGTTTGCATTGGTGGCTCTGACTGAAATTGTCACTTGCAGATATTTGACGATGTTCTGAGGTTGAACTTTGCTTTATTAGAATTATTGTGAGCCTTTTCTAAGTTTCTATGCGAGTGGAATCCATGAGGCTTGAAAGCATTTAGCTGAAACTATGTCCATGTGAGTTGACATAAATGAACTTTTTAAGCAGCCACAGCTCGAACATTTGAGGCCATTTCAGggagaaaggaagaaggaaggaaggaagaaaggaaggaagaaaggaaggaaggaagaaaaacagtcTCTCCCATAAATTATTTCTTCTGTCCAGATGATCATTCAAAGCAGACATGGGTCACATGGTTCCCAAAGTATCTTCCCAGCTGTCTTCCAACTTCCAAGTGGAACAGAGGACAAACTGAGTGAATTGGCACAATTACCCCATCATACCATGCAATTATTTACTCCTCATAGTCAAATGTGCTTTGGATGTGCAGCCATAGTGAGACATCTGGATCAGACCGAATCTTACTCAAGACACGTTTCTGTTCTGTGCTTGTTGAAAGCGTGAGAGCAGCGTGCGTCAGAAGGCACAGGTGAGGTATGGCTGAGGTGTGTGTTAGTGCTGAATGTTACTGatccctctctgtcccactgtctCCACGTTCCCAGATCCAAAGAGATCAGCGTCGAGAGCGCCCGTTGATGCGGAGGAAATCAGAGCTCCCGAAGGACATCTGCACTGTCACGGCCTTGGAGTTGCACCGGAGAGCCGAGGACATGTTGACAACGCACGACGGCCACTAAGAGACCACACCAGATCCACCGTaaaccagcagcaacagcagcagcatccaccACAGAGGAACCACAGGCCCACAGAGGCCAGCACAACAACAGAACTCTGGTATCTCAGTCTAGCCCAGCACAACACAGACCTGAACAGTCCCAGCTCCACCTGACACGGAAAATGTCTAAAGCCGCACATCTAAGCCTGGTTCGGCTTTCCGGGACAAGCGGTGCTCTGTCCCTACTGACCCGCCCCTCCCTCACACTCTTTAACCCACCTGGTTGCTGTCCAGCAGAGGCGTCTGTAGTGCTGGACGGTCCTGCATGACCACAACATGCACCGTGCCCTGAACTTCACCCAAGATACCGTAGTGTCGTTATCTCCTTTTCCCCCCTcgttttttctcttctcctgtcctcctaactttttttgggggggtgcTGTGCTGCCCCCTTCTGGTCATTTCTCTCAGgtgttctgttctgtgtgtgtgagctgtctTCTCCTCTTGCCTCTTCTTTATAGATGTCAGGTGCTTGTACAAATAATATGAGCCCCCAACTGTAACCTCCACAGAGGACgtcttcagtttcatttcaaaaaaacaaaaaaaggacaagagaaaaacatcagtTGATGTTAAATGTCAGTCGTTTCTATATATTTAATATTAGCTATTTTCTCATAACGTTTAAACAAGACAGctgtttctattttttcctACATAGTATATTAGGAGCTCCTctcagagtcaaacacactTCTGTCTGAATAAACGTTCTGTTAGGAGGTTGCTATTTTTTCTCAATACATTTTCCATTAGCTGCGAAGATTCCTTGATCATTCTGGTCATCAGGACCGGGTCATCAGGGACTCCCAGTAGAATGTGTCAGGATCAAAAGGGTTACGACACAGTTCTTTGGTCAAAGTGCTGGTCTGACAGAGGTCTGGGTTCAGATCTTTGCCCCTGTGTAGAAGCCTAGTTTAGTGCCAACTATGCTCATTAATTTAGTTCCTTTGTTACAAAAAATCCTTTTAAATGTGTAGGCAATAAGTTAAGACGGGTCgcagtgtgtgtcagcagctcaAGCAACGGTCAGATAGGTTGTTATATGTTGAGATCCATTTGATTGGTCCTTGGGATGAGTCCAGCCCAAGCCCGGCTTACCGTGCCAGTTACATGAGAGGGGATTGTGGGGTTTATTTTTGGTTGCCCGTTGGCGTCCAGCCGCCGTAGGACTGTGTTTTAACATGGTCATTAGCATTCAGTACAAGTCACTGTCATTCATGTGAGGCTCACGAGAGGTCAGAGATGTAGTCGCTCATCTGGGATTTAcacaatgtttctgtgtgttgagAGAAGTCAGACGGGGGCAGAGACCGTGCTGATAGTGATTGCTTTCTCTACTCTTCTCGAGCAAGATCCTTTTATTTATAAAACACTTGTTCGAGATTAGACCGCTTCGTAGATGAGGTATGTTTGGTTCGAAGAGGTCAAACATAAGCCTTTCTTTTCACAGTGCCTTTTATAGTCTAAGGGGATATTTGCTCAACCGAGAATCGAGTAGCAGCATGAGCTAAGATGCCAGATCCgtgaaaaaaatacagaaaaagaataaaaataaacgTAACATTGGTTTTCCAAAAAACAGACGCGTTCAGGTCTGCGCTTGGCACGCTTTCGGCCGCTCGGACTCCAGCACATGCCTTGATGAAGCTACAAAGTGGGATTTTTGTAGTCAGAAGCtagagaggagaagcaga
This window encodes:
- the LOC143336009 gene encoding serine/threonine-protein phosphatase 2A 56 kDa regulatory subunit gamma isoform-like isoform X4, whose protein sequence is MPNKTKKDKSSNRKASNSVPPTTQLLKGKQPGSQTPVKKDKRQSSSRFSLSNNRELQKLPAFKDVPPAEQEKLFIQKLRQCCVLFDFVSDPLSDLKWKEVKRAALSEMVEYITHNRNVITEPIYPEVVHMFAVNMFRTLPPSSNPTGAEFDPEEDEPTLEAAWPHLQLVYEFFLRFLESPDFQPNIAKKYIDQKFVMQLLELFDSEDPRERDFLKTTLHRIYGKFLGLRAYIRKQINNIFYRFIYETEHHNGIAELLEILGSIINGFALPLKEEHKIFLLKVLLPLHKVKSLSVYHPQLAYCVVQFLEKDSTLTEPTVMALLKYWPKTHSPKEVMFLNELEEILDVIEPSEFVKVMEPLFRQLAKCVSSPHFQVAERALYYWNNEYIMSLISDNAAKILPIMFPSLYRNSKTHWNKTIHGLIYNALKLFMEMNQKLFDDCTQQFRAEKSKEKAKWKEREEAWLKIENLAKSNPQFLMYIDSVGSDCPMDMETDGPLLDDVNMLKKTMEEEATQIQRDQRRERPLMRRKSELPKDICTVTALELHRRAEDMLTTHDGH
- the LOC143336009 gene encoding serine/threonine-protein phosphatase 2A 56 kDa regulatory subunit gamma isoform-like isoform X3, with translation MPNKTKKDKTPKSGKVGKSGGQENSEHESSNRKASNSVPPTTQLLKGKQPGSQTPVKKDKRQSSSRFSLSNNRELQKLPAFKDVPPAEQEKLFIQKLRQCCVLFDFVSDPLSDLKWKEVKRAALSEMVEYITHNRNVITEPIYPEVVHMFAVNMFRTLPPSSNPTGAEFDPEEDEPTLEAAWPHLQLVYEFFLRFLESPDFQPNIAKKYIDQKFVMQLLELFDSEDPRERDFLKTTLHRIYGKFLGLRAYIRKQINNIFYRFIYETEHHNGIAELLEILGSIINGFALPLKEEHKIFLLKVLLPLHKVKSLSVYHPQLAYCVVQFLEKDSTLTEPTVMALLKYWPKTHSPKEVMFLNELEEILDVIEPSEFVKVMEPLFRQLAKCVSSPHFQVAERALYYWNNEYIMSLISDNAAKILPIMFPSLYRNSKTHWNKTIHGLIYNALKLFMEMNQKLFDDCTQQFRAEKSKEKAKWKEREEAWLKIENLAKSNPQFLMYIDSVGSDCPMDMETDGPLLDDVNMLKKTMEEEATQIQRDQRRERPLMRRKSELPKDICTVTALELHRRAEDMLTTHDGH
- the LOC143336009 gene encoding serine/threonine-protein phosphatase 2A 56 kDa regulatory subunit gamma isoform-like isoform X12, which translates into the protein MLACARPASGMVLDAPSSNGPFQPVALMHFRDVPPAEQEKLFIQKLRQCCVLFDFVSDPLSDLKWKEVKRAALSEMVEYITHNRNVITEPIYPEVVHMFAVNMFRTLPPSSNPTGAEFDPEEDEPTLEAAWPHLQLVYEFFLRFLESPDFQPNIAKKYIDQKFVMQLLELFDSEDPRERDFLKTTLHRIYGKFLGLRAYIRKQINNIFYRFIYETEHHNGIAELLEILGSIINGFALPLKEEHKIFLLKVLLPLHKVKSLSVYHPQLAYCVVQFLEKDSTLTEPTVMALLKYWPKTHSPKEVMFLNELEEILDVIEPSEFVKVMEPLFRQLAKCVSSPHFQVAERALYYWNNEYIMSLISDNAAKILPIMFPSLYRNSKTHWNKTIHGLIYNALKLFMEMNQKLFDDCTQQFRAEKSKEKAKWKEREEAWLKIENLAKSNPQIQRDQRRERPLMRRKSELPKDICTVTALELHRRAEDMLTTHDGH
- the LOC143336009 gene encoding serine/threonine-protein phosphatase 2A 56 kDa regulatory subunit gamma isoform-like isoform X5 gives rise to the protein MDRSSQSSNRKASNSVPPTTQLLKGKQPGSQTPVKKDKRQSSSRFSLSNNRELQKLPAFKDVPPAEQEKLFIQKLRQCCVLFDFVSDPLSDLKWKEVKRAALSEMVEYITHNRNVITEPIYPEVVHMFAVNMFRTLPPSSNPTGAEFDPEEDEPTLEAAWPHLQLVYEFFLRFLESPDFQPNIAKKYIDQKFVMQLLELFDSEDPRERDFLKTTLHRIYGKFLGLRAYIRKQINNIFYRFIYETEHHNGIAELLEILGSIINGFALPLKEEHKIFLLKVLLPLHKVKSLSVYHPQLAYCVVQFLEKDSTLTEPTVMALLKYWPKTHSPKEVMFLNELEEILDVIEPSEFVKVMEPLFRQLAKCVSSPHFQVAERALYYWNNEYIMSLISDNAAKILPIMFPSLYRNSKTHWNKTIHGLIYNALKLFMEMNQKLFDDCTQQFRAEKSKEKAKWKEREEAWLKIENLAKSNPQFLMYIDSVGSDCPMDMETDGPLLDDVNMLKKTMEEEATQIQRDQRRERPLMRRKSELPKDICTVTALELHRRAEDMLTTHDGH
- the LOC143336009 gene encoding serine/threonine-protein phosphatase 2A 56 kDa regulatory subunit gamma isoform-like isoform X7 gives rise to the protein MPNKTKKDKETPKSGKVGKSGGQENSEHEQSSNRKASNSVPPTTQLLKGKQPGSQTPVKKDKRQSSSRFSLSNNRELQKLPAFKDVPPAEQEKLFIQKLRQCCVLFDFVSDPLSDLKWKEVKRAALSEMVEYITHNRNVITEPIYPEVVHMFAVNMFRTLPPSSNPTGAEFDPEEDEPTLEAAWPHLQLVYEFFLRFLESPDFQPNIAKKYIDQKFVMQLLELFDSEDPRERDFLKTTLHRIYGKFLGLRAYIRKQINNIFYRFIYETEHHNGIAELLEILGSIINGFALPLKEEHKIFLLKVLLPLHKVKSLSVYHPQLAYCVVQFLEKDSTLTEPTVMALLKYWPKTHSPKEVMFLNELEEILDVIEPSEFVKVMEPLFRQLAKCVSSPHFQVAERALYYWNNEYIMSLISDNAAKILPIMFPSLYRNSKTHWNKTIHGLIYNALKLFMEMNQKLFDDCTQQFRAEKSKEKAKWKEREEAWLKIENLAKSNPQIQRDQRRERPLMRRKSELPKDICTVTALELHRRAEDMLTTHDGH
- the LOC143336009 gene encoding serine/threonine-protein phosphatase 2A 56 kDa regulatory subunit gamma isoform-like isoform X6, which codes for MSSNRKASNSVPPTTQLLKGKQPGSQTPVKKDKRQSSSRFSLSNNRELQKLPAFKDVPPAEQEKLFIQKLRQCCVLFDFVSDPLSDLKWKEVKRAALSEMVEYITHNRNVITEPIYPEVVHMFAVNMFRTLPPSSNPTGAEFDPEEDEPTLEAAWPHLQLVYEFFLRFLESPDFQPNIAKKYIDQKFVMQLLELFDSEDPRERDFLKTTLHRIYGKFLGLRAYIRKQINNIFYRFIYETEHHNGIAELLEILGSIINGFALPLKEEHKIFLLKVLLPLHKVKSLSVYHPQLAYCVVQFLEKDSTLTEPTVMALLKYWPKTHSPKEVMFLNELEEILDVIEPSEFVKVMEPLFRQLAKCVSSPHFQVAERALYYWNNEYIMSLISDNAAKILPIMFPSLYRNSKTHWNKTIHGLIYNALKLFMEMNQKLFDDCTQQFRAEKSKEKAKWKEREEAWLKIENLAKSNPQFLMYIDSVGSDCPMDMETDGPLLDDVNMLKKTMEEEATQIQRDQRRERPLMRRKSELPKDICTVTALELHRRAEDMLTTHDGH
- the LOC143336009 gene encoding serine/threonine-protein phosphatase 2A 56 kDa regulatory subunit gamma isoform-like isoform X8 gives rise to the protein MPNKTKKDKETPKSGKVGKSGGQENSEHESSNRKASNSVPPTTQLLKGKQPGSQTPVKKDKRQSSSRFSLSNNRELQKLPAFKDVPPAEQEKLFIQKLRQCCVLFDFVSDPLSDLKWKEVKRAALSEMVEYITHNRNVITEPIYPEVVHMFAVNMFRTLPPSSNPTGAEFDPEEDEPTLEAAWPHLQLVYEFFLRFLESPDFQPNIAKKYIDQKFVMQLLELFDSEDPRERDFLKTTLHRIYGKFLGLRAYIRKQINNIFYRFIYETEHHNGIAELLEILGSIINGFALPLKEEHKIFLLKVLLPLHKVKSLSVYHPQLAYCVVQFLEKDSTLTEPTVMALLKYWPKTHSPKEVMFLNELEEILDVIEPSEFVKVMEPLFRQLAKCVSSPHFQVAERALYYWNNEYIMSLISDNAAKILPIMFPSLYRNSKTHWNKTIHGLIYNALKLFMEMNQKLFDDCTQQFRAEKSKEKAKWKEREEAWLKIENLAKSNPQIQRDQRRERPLMRRKSELPKDICTVTALELHRRAEDMLTTHDGH
- the LOC143336009 gene encoding serine/threonine-protein phosphatase 2A 56 kDa regulatory subunit gamma isoform-like isoform X2 — its product is MPNKTKKDKETPKSGKVGKSGGQENSEHESSNRKASNSVPPTTQLLKGKQPGSQTPVKKDKRQSSSRFSLSNNRELQKLPAFKDVPPAEQEKLFIQKLRQCCVLFDFVSDPLSDLKWKEVKRAALSEMVEYITHNRNVITEPIYPEVVHMFAVNMFRTLPPSSNPTGAEFDPEEDEPTLEAAWPHLQLVYEFFLRFLESPDFQPNIAKKYIDQKFVMQLLELFDSEDPRERDFLKTTLHRIYGKFLGLRAYIRKQINNIFYRFIYETEHHNGIAELLEILGSIINGFALPLKEEHKIFLLKVLLPLHKVKSLSVYHPQLAYCVVQFLEKDSTLTEPTVMALLKYWPKTHSPKEVMFLNELEEILDVIEPSEFVKVMEPLFRQLAKCVSSPHFQVAERALYYWNNEYIMSLISDNAAKILPIMFPSLYRNSKTHWNKTIHGLIYNALKLFMEMNQKLFDDCTQQFRAEKSKEKAKWKEREEAWLKIENLAKSNPQFLMYIDSVGSDCPMDMETDGPLLDDVNMLKKTMEEEATQIQRDQRRERPLMRRKSELPKDICTVTALELHRRAEDMLTTHDGH
- the LOC143336009 gene encoding serine/threonine-protein phosphatase 2A 56 kDa regulatory subunit gamma isoform-like isoform X10; the encoded protein is MPNKTKKDKSSNRKASNSVPPTTQLLKGKQPGSQTPVKKDKRQSSSRFSLSNNRELQKLPAFKDVPPAEQEKLFIQKLRQCCVLFDFVSDPLSDLKWKEVKRAALSEMVEYITHNRNVITEPIYPEVVHMFAVNMFRTLPPSSNPTGAEFDPEEDEPTLEAAWPHLQLVYEFFLRFLESPDFQPNIAKKYIDQKFVMQLLELFDSEDPRERDFLKTTLHRIYGKFLGLRAYIRKQINNIFYRFIYETEHHNGIAELLEILGSIINGFALPLKEEHKIFLLKVLLPLHKVKSLSVYHPQLAYCVVQFLEKDSTLTEPTVMALLKYWPKTHSPKEVMFLNELEEILDVIEPSEFVKVMEPLFRQLAKCVSSPHFQVAERALYYWNNEYIMSLISDNAAKILPIMFPSLYRNSKTHWNKTIHGLIYNALKLFMEMNQKLFDDCTQQFRAEKSKEKAKWKEREEAWLKIENLAKSNPQIQRDQRRERPLMRRKSELPKDICTVTALELHRRAEDMLTTHDGH
- the LOC143336009 gene encoding serine/threonine-protein phosphatase 2A 56 kDa regulatory subunit gamma isoform-like isoform X1, with translation MPNKTKKDKETPKSGKVGKSGGQENSEHEQSSNRKASNSVPPTTQLLKGKQPGSQTPVKKDKRQSSSRFSLSNNRELQKLPAFKDVPPAEQEKLFIQKLRQCCVLFDFVSDPLSDLKWKEVKRAALSEMVEYITHNRNVITEPIYPEVVHMFAVNMFRTLPPSSNPTGAEFDPEEDEPTLEAAWPHLQLVYEFFLRFLESPDFQPNIAKKYIDQKFVMQLLELFDSEDPRERDFLKTTLHRIYGKFLGLRAYIRKQINNIFYRFIYETEHHNGIAELLEILGSIINGFALPLKEEHKIFLLKVLLPLHKVKSLSVYHPQLAYCVVQFLEKDSTLTEPTVMALLKYWPKTHSPKEVMFLNELEEILDVIEPSEFVKVMEPLFRQLAKCVSSPHFQVAERALYYWNNEYIMSLISDNAAKILPIMFPSLYRNSKTHWNKTIHGLIYNALKLFMEMNQKLFDDCTQQFRAEKSKEKAKWKEREEAWLKIENLAKSNPQFLMYIDSVGSDCPMDMETDGPLLDDVNMLKKTMEEEATQIQRDQRRERPLMRRKSELPKDICTVTALELHRRAEDMLTTHDGH
- the LOC143336009 gene encoding serine/threonine-protein phosphatase 2A 56 kDa regulatory subunit gamma isoform-like isoform X9 gives rise to the protein MPNKTKKDKTPKSGKVGKSGGQENSEHESSNRKASNSVPPTTQLLKGKQPGSQTPVKKDKRQSSSRFSLSNNRELQKLPAFKDVPPAEQEKLFIQKLRQCCVLFDFVSDPLSDLKWKEVKRAALSEMVEYITHNRNVITEPIYPEVVHMFAVNMFRTLPPSSNPTGAEFDPEEDEPTLEAAWPHLQLVYEFFLRFLESPDFQPNIAKKYIDQKFVMQLLELFDSEDPRERDFLKTTLHRIYGKFLGLRAYIRKQINNIFYRFIYETEHHNGIAELLEILGSIINGFALPLKEEHKIFLLKVLLPLHKVKSLSVYHPQLAYCVVQFLEKDSTLTEPTVMALLKYWPKTHSPKEVMFLNELEEILDVIEPSEFVKVMEPLFRQLAKCVSSPHFQVAERALYYWNNEYIMSLISDNAAKILPIMFPSLYRNSKTHWNKTIHGLIYNALKLFMEMNQKLFDDCTQQFRAEKSKEKAKWKEREEAWLKIENLAKSNPQIQRDQRRERPLMRRKSELPKDICTVTALELHRRAEDMLTTHDGH